In Colletotrichum lupini chromosome 6, complete sequence, a single window of DNA contains:
- a CDS encoding mutagen sensitive-59, which yields MAQFSSLSLANPCLHHQPQSESPGPAAFSATCRDVGATVARSVCSLSPLLRYYLNHWVLRHNLFFVISFFFLVVVGPDRIFSLSLDTFRESASISVPNAKTLFHLVPRNAVARDALALPDNRPFVSTASNRQLGLEVGFHVPSTGGYVITRLGRKGDLVLTRNTVSEPMCREHVAFEFEESTKLVHLSVRSKKQVPTVSVGLLLQDSGIHLDAARDPRRGFEDDTPDNKIVDGEAVILYGQNYNIQISSYSFALIWRIILDTPNNNNQRLAELAEATCKQSLSLLKVMGSRDMPTGAELSELVSHRITRPRTSKQAVVREDKTRRRQIGEGAFGKVYMNQDQETSAWIAIKVIQLRKFFKVDGFDINRARAIFHRELRVMQSTNHPNIIQYLGYGEVDTMEPEIIMPFCASSAEKMFRLEIPETLYQETCWEVLEQMLCALDYLASLGYVHRDLKPENILYDADVSNPGHYLFRLADFGLANHQKLAHTMCGTVPYQAPELWPRISNLSQMQYKQDHKMDVWSLYATFVALSTRMKMFPPRSTGSQEQFYNLSRNTLIDSAKTFKALAPMAILEPDRRASAAWMLNALFEGRGLTTKPGKIEPYYPPGSSPPRSQQVQPAPVRRWSSKMDIDDPPNVPASRPVTRQGGRMDVNVPLIVHSRAVLDRRDAQLVQQKIRKQGGGVVKRRAKPRHPVTIR from the exons ATGGCCCAGTTTTCATCCTTGTCATTGGCCAATCCATGCCTCCATCACCAACCTCAAAGCGAGTCGCCTGGCCCAGCGGCCTTTTCGGCCACCTGCCGCGATGTTGGTGCTACCGTTGCACGAT CTGTATGCTCTCTCTCACCTCTTCTTCGTTATTACCTTAATCATTGGGTTCTTCGTCATAATCTTTTCTTCGTCATCTCCTTCTTTTTCTTGGTTGTCGTTGGTCCAGACAGAATCTTCAGTCTGTCTCTTGACACTT TTAGAGAAAGCGCTTCAATTTCTGTACCAAACGCCAAGACTCTGTTCCATTTGGTTCCGAGGAACGCGGTTGCCAGGGATGCATTGGCTCTGCCCGACAACCGGCCTTTCGTCTCCACCGCGAGCAACAGGCAACTCGGCCTGGAGGTTGGATTTCATGTACCATCCACTGGAGGCTACGTAATCACTAGACTGGGTCGAAAGGGCGATCTGGTTCTTACTCGAAATACTGTTTCAGAGCCAATGTGTCGGGAGCATGTCGCTTTCGAATTCGAGGAATCGACAAAGCTCGTGCACTTGTCTGTTAGGTCGAAGAAGCAAGTGCCTACCGTTTCTGTCGGGCTACTCCTTCAAGACTCTGGTATCCACTTGGATGCTGCACGCGACCCTCGACGTGGCTTTGAAGATGACACACCGGACAACAAAATCGTCGATGGTGAGGCCGTCATACTCTATGGGCAGAACTACAACATCCAGATTTCATCCTATAGCTTCGCGTTGATCTGGAGAATCATCCTTGATACtcccaacaacaacaaccaaCGCCTAGCAGAGCTCGCAGAAGCCACTTGCAAGCAATCTCTCTCCTTGTTGAAAGTCATGGGCTCACGCGACATGCCTACCGGGGCCGAGTTATCCGAACTGGTATCACATCGAATCACGAGACCACGAACATCGAAACAAGCCGTTGTCCGAGAGGATAAAACACGTCGCCGACAGATAGGCGAGGGAGCTTTTGGCAAAGTCTACATGAACCAGGATCAGGAGACTTCCGCATGGATTGCTATCAAGGTAATCCAACTGCGCAAGTTTTTCAAGGTCGACGGTTTCGACATCAACAGGGCTCGAGCTATCTTTCATAGAGAGCTCAGAGTCATGCAGAGCACCAATCAT CCGAACATCATCCAATATCTGGGCTACGGCGAAGTCGATACTATGGAGCCTGAGATCATAATGCCATTCTGCGCGAGCTCTGCGGAAAAGATGTTCAGGCTTGAGATACCGGAAACACTTTATCAGGAAACTTGCTGGGAAGTGCTAGAGCAGATGCTCTGCGCCCTCGACTATCTTGCAAGCCTTGGATATGTGCACCGCGACTTGAAACCCGAAAACATTCTGTACGATGCCGACGTCTCCAACCCAGGCCATTATCTTTTCCGATTGGCCGATTTCGGACTTGCCAATCACCAGAAACTCGCACACACAATGTGCGGTACCGTCCCGTACCAGGCTCCCGAGCTGTGGCCGCGTATATCGAATCTCTCACAGATGCAGTATAAGCAGGACCACAAAATGGATGTGTGGTCCCTGTACGCAACCTTCGTCGCACTTTCAACCAGGATGAAGATGTTCCCACCACGCAGCACCGGTAGCCAGGAGCAGTTCTACAACCTGTCAAGGAACACACTCATAGACTCGGCCAAAACCTTTAAGGCTCTCGCACCAATGGCTATCCTTGAACCGGACCGTCGCGCCTCCGCTGCATGGATGTTGAACGCTCTCTTCGAAGGCCGAGGCTTGACGACGAAACCAGGGAAGATTGAGCCATACTATCCTCCAGGAAGTTCTCCTCCCCGTTCTCAGCAAGTTCAGCCAGCACCCGTCCGTCGGTGGTCGAGTAAGATGGACATCGACGATCCGCCAAACGTTCCTGCATCCCGGCCAGTCACCCGGCAAGGCGGTAGAATGGACGTCAACGTTCCACTCATCGTACACTCTCGTGCAGTCCTTGATCGGCGTGACGCCCAACTCGTACAACAAAAGATTCGCAAGCAAGGGGGAGGAGTCGTCAAGCGTAGAGCTAAACCTCGCCATCCTGTCACTATCCGGTAA
- a CDS encoding acetyltransferase, protein MTSSPSTTSAAPAPAPAPATAPTTAAASRPAKATVTLRPATEADIPALASISDAACKTDSHTQLKASIRGDDDFPKGMQDALKAWIAHPKVDVIVAESDGGPVGWVGWVRRGFAGDTDLPLDGPDEEPLPETFFTDAEQKTKTIDDLGELTNASMNYWVKRFMPEGCKCRFLCTYVVHPHHQGCGIGSALMKWGTDKADREPGVYCWVQSSMGGQKAFERQGFREVGRLEAELDEFADGLKPGGKLAGVTGSEEFWGRYSWVYMRRDARA, encoded by the coding sequence ATGACATCCTCTCCATCCACCACCTCCGCCGCACCGGCACCGGCACCGGCACCCGCCACGGCACCGACCACAGCAGCGGCCTCCCGTCCCGCCAAAGCCACCGTAACCCTCCGCCCCGCAACAGAAGCCGACATCCCCGCCCTCGCATCCATTTCCGACGCAGCCTGCAAAACGGACTCGCACACCCAGCTCAAAGCCTCCATCCGCGGCGACGATGATTTCCCAAAGGGCATGCAAGACGCGCTGAAAGCCTGGATCGCGCACCCCAAAGTCGACGTCATTGTCGCCGAGAGCGACGGCGGGCCTGTGGGATGGGTCGGGTGGGTGAGACGAGGATTCGCGGGCGACACTGACCTCCCGCTGGACGGACCGGACGAAGAACCCCTGCCCGAGACATTCTTCACGGACGCGGAGCAGAAGACCAAGACGATAGACGACCTCGGCGAACTGACAAACGCATCAATGAACTACTGGGTCAAGCGCTTCATGCCCGAGGGCTGCAAATGCAGGTTCCTGTGCACCTACGTCGTCCATCCGCATCACCAGGGCTGCGGCATCGGCTCGGCGCTGATGAAGTGGGGCACCGACAAGGCGGATCGAGAACCGGGCGTGTACTGCTGGGTCCAGTCGTCCATGGGCGGACAGAAGGCGTTTGAGAGGCAGGGGTTCCGGGAGGTGGGCAGGTTAGAGGCGGAGTTGGATGAGTTTGCGGACGGGTTGAAGCCTGGCGGGAAGTTGGCGGGTGTCACGGGGAGTGAGGAGTTTTGGGGGCGGTATTCGTGGGTTTATATGAGACGGGATGCGAGGGCGTGA